The Balaenoptera ricei isolate mBalRic1 chromosome X, mBalRic1.hap2, whole genome shotgun sequence region CCTTGGTGTCTGTGAGAATCGAGAGGGGTGTAAGTGTCCGTGGGCCTCTGTAGGGGCTCGTGGGGCTCATCAGGGGTCCTGGGGAGTCAGTGTGGAGGTGGAGGGGTCAGAGGGGCCTGTGGGTGCCTGTCACTGCTTATAGGTCTCCGTCGCTATCAGGAGAGGTCCGAGGGGCCCCTAGGGCCCCTAGAGGGATGTGTTGTCATCTGAGGGGCTTGGGCTAGGCCAGGGCTTTCCAGGCTCAACGGGGGCTGGGAGGTTGTGGTGCGCGTGGGGCTCCCCCACTGACTGGGAGTGGGGATCCCGGGTGCCAGGTGGAGACCGAGTGTCGGCAGAGCAAGCTCAGCACAGCGGAGCATGAGCAGGCCCTGCGCCTGAAGAGCCGGGCGGTGGAGCTGCTGCCCGACGGGGCTGCCAACCTTGCCAAGCTGCAGGTGGGGCTGGCGctgaggctgggctgggagggtCGGAGCTGGATGGGCCCAGCCTGTGTGACATGTAGCCCCCCTGCCACCACCCCCAGCTCGTGGTAGAGAGCAGTGCCCAGCGGGTCATCCACTTGGCAGGTCAGTGGGAAAAGCACCGTGTTCCGCTCCTTGCTGAGTACCGCCACCTCCGAAAGCTCCAGGACTGCAGAGAGGTAGGTGGTGGGGTCCGGGGCCGTGGGTGGGGCGGGTTCGGTCCCTCCCTAGGGGGCTAGCCCTGCGCTCTGCCTCACTGCCCTCTACCCGTGGGGTCCTGGCAGCTGGAATCCTCTCGACGGCTGGCAGAGATCCAGGAGCTGCACCAGAGTGTTCgggcagctgctgaagaggcccGCCGGAAGGAGGACGTCTATAAGCAGCTGGTAAGGCCTGTGTGGGGGCCCTGGGCCGCTCAGAGCCGGAGAGGTGTCGGTGCTAAGGGAGCACCTGCTGTCTCTGCCTAGATGTCAGAGCTCGAGACCCTGCCCAGAGACGTGTCTCGGCTGGCCTATACCCAGCGCATCCTGGAGATTGTGGGCAACATCCGGAAGCAGAAGGAAGAGATCACTAAGGTACGCCATCGTGGCCGGGGAGGGTGGGTCATATGGGTAGATACGCCCAAGGGGCGGATGTGTGTTGCCGGGCTACACGGGGACCTCACACCCTCTGAAAGTCAGAGCTATCTGGCCACACCCAGACACGGAACAGCCCCACACAGTCCACTGCAGCCGCCCCTGACCCTGTCTGGATGGGACAGCATAAACGTGAATGCCCTCAGCTGGCTGGCCGCCCGCCCCAGACGGGCTCACGGCTACCCTGGTCTCTGCCAGATCTTGTCTGACACGAAGGAGCTTCAGAAGGAAATCAACTCCCTGTCTGGGAAGCTGGACCGGACGTTTGCGGTGACTGATGAGCTTGTGTTCAAGGTGTGGGGCAGGCCGGGCTGggcgcgggggtggggtgggcctgGGCCCTGTGGGAGAGGGTGGCCTTGTGGGggcctggaggtgggggtggggtaggggcggGGTGAGGCGGGAACAGCCCACTGACACCTTCAGGGTCTCCTCTGTCTGGTCAGGATGCCAAAAAGGACGATGCCGTTCGGAAGGCCTACAAGTATCTCGCTGCCTTGCATGAGGTGAGGGGAGAAGCGTGCCTGGGggctggctggggtggggccAAGTTGGGGTGCAAGCCTTCTGCTCCTGCTGTCCCCAGAACTGCAGCCAGCTCATCCAGACCATCGAGGACACGGGCACAATCCTGCGGGAGGTTCGAGACCTTGAGGAGCAGGTGAGGCCCGGGGGTGGGAGGGCTAACCAAGGCAGGCCCGGGATCAGCTCCTCGGTTTATGCCAGGAGAGGCTGTGGAACCAGACACAGCCTGTGTCTGGAGTTGCAGCCCTGCCCCTTAGTCGCTGTGTGTGTGACCTGGAACAGCCCAGTGGCCTGCTctcaccccctccttccccctgagGGTCCTCACGCCTGCCTCCTAGGGCCGTTGGCAGAGGGTTCAGCTCGAGTATGTGGTGGGCGATCCTGCCACATAGCAAAGGATGCTTTAGGTGGACGGATGACATGTGCAAAGGCCTGGCGGTGGGACAGAGCAGGCTGTTattggagggggtgggaggagcacGGGAGGGGCCCTGGGTGGCTGTGATGGGGTAGGGGTGGTGAGCAGGAGCTGGGAAAGGGGCCCAGCACGCTGAAGGGCTGCGATTCGCATTGCCTTAGATTGAGACGGAGATGGGCAAGAAGACCCTCAGCAACCTGGAGAAGATCCGTGAGGACTACCGAGCCCTTCGCCAGGAGAACGCTGGCCTCCTGGGCCGGGTCCGTGAGGCCTGAGCAGCCCCCAGCAGAGGTCTCCCCTGGGCCTCAGGCAGGGATTTGGGGTGCTGGGGGCACTGGCCAAGCACTGGCCTGGGCCATGCCCTCTGCTTGCGGTCCAGTTCCTCCTGCTGTAGCCTTGGCCCCAGACCCTCGCCCACCTGACCCCAACCCTTATCTGGGGCGATCATCCAGAGTGTGGGAGCTCAGCTGCAGTTTATTGCAGAGGGCACTGGGGGTTGGGGCCTTGGATCTCAAATAAATGAGGGGCTCTGTCTGCAGTCTAAGCTGAGGCATGGATgggggcacagggcacagggctcaggatgggggagggggcgggtggCAGGTGAGACACTGGGTACATTTGGTGAGTCGGTGTGCATGGCCCTGGGTGTCTGCGTGGGACTCAGGAGGCCCACTGGGGTGCTTTGTGGGTGCGCATGCGTGAGACATGCAGGTGAGTTCAGAGGGTCTGTGTGACCGAGCGTCTGTGTCGGGAGCTGTGTGATACCGTGCGTGACCAGCATGTGTCTGTGTGGCTTTCTGGGACCTGAGATCCTGAAGGTACCGAGGCTGCTTCTGTGCGGGTGTCTGGGCACGCCCCGTGTGACACTGCACCAGTGGGCCTGGAAGCTGGCTACGGGTGTGTGCTTTGGGGTATGTGGGTTGACAGGACTGTGCTCAGGTGTGACTGTTTGTGTGACTGCGGATTTGAGGTGGTGTGAGTGTACTGAGGCAGGCTCTTCGTGTTTTGGGGTTTGTATTGAGTCCAAGGGACAGGATTGCTACTCTCTGTGTCCTTTCCAGCCCTAAGGTCATCTGTGAGAGCGACTGAGGCAGGCTGTGTGTGTGGTCGGTTGTGAAGGCTCAGTTTGGCTGGAGGGCTGGTCGcagggggctggggcgggggtgtgGGGTTGGGGCCGGGGTCCCTCTGAGCAGCCTTGGTGCAGAGCATGTGATCCAGGAGGGCGGTCAGCTGGGGAGCAGGGTCCCTGGCCAGCAAGATGGTGCACACCTTACTTCTTGGTCCCTGCAGGCACGTCCAGGGCCGGTCACCCCTGCCTCCAGCCACTTCTACTCCCCCGTTTTGGCCCCTGTCCTTCTTTCCTTGGCTTTGAGGTCAGGAGCCGGGTGTGGGGTTGGAACACCTGCTGGGCCTCTGGCTCCTCTTCTTGCGGAACTCAAACTCATCCACGGTCCACACGGCCCCCTTCTCGCTCTCCACGCGCACGAAGCACTTGTGCAGGCTCAGGTTGTGGCGGATGGCATTCTGTGGAAGGAGGGCCAGCCAGCCGGGCCGGGGAtgttggggaggggagcaggcaggCAGTCATCCTCTGAGGCCAGCAGTCCCCACCAAAAATCGACCTCCTGCCCTTTCTCAACATGCCTACAAGCCCAGTCCCAGGCCCACCCGTTCCTGAACTTGACCCAGCACCGCAGTGGCATTTGAGGCCCTCCCAGCCACTGCCACCTCCGGAGGTGCTCACCTTCCAGGTGGCAGGGTGGTTTCTGAAGAAGGCGAACATGCGTGTGAACCAGTGATAGATCTCGTTGAGTGTCCGCTGCTTCTCGGGAGCCTCCAGGATGGCCTGGAGGTTAGGGGGTGTGGGGGTAAGGGGAGCCGCTCCCCCAGATTCGGACTGAGAGGGGCACTGGCCCACCTTGGGCCTTCTGACCTGGGTGAAACTGTGGGGtcgggggaaggaagggagatggTGTGGGGTGACAGGTCAGAGACAGGGTTAGAAGCGGGGTGAGGGTAGGGCTGGGATGGGGTTAGGTAGAGGATCAGGGCTGAGGTTGGAGTGGGGTCTGCTTCAGGGTTAGGGCTAGAGTTAAGTTAAATTTCTGGGGTGGAGTTGGAGTTCTCTGTGGGAGTGAGGTTTCAGAGTTTGGGAAGGGTAAGGGCCAGAGAGTGGGGTCCAGTTAAGGATTTGGAAGGGGTAAAGGACCAGGCAGAGTTAAAGGTCAGGGAAGTGGCTGGTTAAAGGTCAGGCTGGGGATGAACCGGGGTGAGTCGAGGGGTGGGAGGACACGTTGCATTAGGTCAGGAGTCAGAGGTGGGCCTAGTTACGTAGTTATTTTATGTGTCAGGGATGTGGTTAGTTTCAGGGTCAAGAATGAGGTTGACTGTGTGTGGTCCTTAAGGGTCAGAGCTGGGATTAGGTGTGGAGTGAGGCTAAGGGTCCGGGAATTTGATCTGCTTGGATTTAGGAATGGAATTGTGTCAAGGGTCAGTGATCATGGCTGCGGTGAGGCTCCAGGTTGGGATGGGGCTAGGTAGGTGAACGGGTGGCATTGTGTAGGGTTAGGTGTGGGCCTAGGATAAAGGTCCGGGCGGGCTCTGGTGAAGCCTCTGGGAAGGCATTAGGGGGATGAGGAGGAAGGGGTTGGGATGGGTCAGGTGTTACAAGGAAGGGGTTAGGGATTGGGGTCTAGGGGGGAATGTGTTGGCAGACTAGGGTACGTCTGGGCTGGCGAAGGAGTTAGGGTGTACCTGGGGCGGGTGTAAGGCAAGGGGAAGAATTCAGGCTAGTTTGGGGGCTATTTATAGGCCCAGGAGGCAGTTAGGTATGGAGTTGATGTGGCCATCAGGAAGGGGGTGTGTTGAAGGCCAGCTTTTAGCTTGCACTGGCTTGGATGGCAGTTTAGTTGTGGGTTTGGGGGCAGGTCTGGGGTGAAGATGGGGGATCACATCTGAGGCGTGGGTTTGTTCATGGAGGAGCCCGCCTGGGGGTgctcagagagaggcaggtccTCCACCCcgccctctcttccttctcctcagcCCGGCACTCTGCTTACCCAGCGGATGAGGGTGGCATAGGTGAAAGGGGGCCGCATGTTGTGGAACTTGAAGTAGTCCATGTTGTGGAAGAACTCTGTCAGAGGTACAGAGGGATCAGGCCCCATCTGGGAACTCCtcgctccctctcccaccctctgctTTCGACCGACCGGCTGTCGAGTCTGCACGCCTGAAATCCCACCGTGAACACCACTTTCCAGGATCACAGTCACTGTTTGCTAAGCACTTGACATAAATGATATCATTTCCCCTTTGCACCGCTCCCACCAAAATGGGGCTTATTCTCCCAAGGTTTAAAAGAAGTGAAGTAACTTCCACACCAAATGGATGTAACTGGTTAAATGGCGGAGTCAGGATGGCACTCAAAGGCCCTAATCCCTGTTAAGCCCACAGCCCAGACCTTGCGGGTAGTAGGGGATTGGTGAGCTTGGGCGAGTCACCCTGCTTTTccttggtggggagagggagagtccCTGGGAATTACTAAGCTAGCTCCCTCCCTTCTGATGACCAAATGGAGTAGCTGAAGCCCAGAGTGAGTGAGCCCTAATCCCCAGGGGAGACAGGGCTAGGACTAGACATCTGAGACCACAATGGGGGCTTGGAGGCCATGGAAATCCAGAGAGGAAGCTTTTACGAGCAGTTGCCAGTTTCCAAAGGCTGGGTGGCAGTGGTGGGGAGGAGCAGTCCCCCGCCCAGTACCAGTCAGGGAGATGAGGGGCTCAGAGGGCACCACGTAGGGCACCACGTAGGGCACGGACCATCCTTACCTGGGATCGTGCTGTTTGCATGGCTGCCCCAGAGGTGCCTCCGCACAGCAAACAGGCCTTCAGGGGCCTCTTGGGGACCCGGCCAGGCTGGGACAGTGGTGCCCGGGGTGCCAGTGGCTACGATACAGCAGGAGCCCTTGTCGGATGATgcctgggggaagagggagaggctgGTGACCCAGAGGCTTAAACTTGCCACTTTAGTTTTAAAtaagtgtttttaaaagtaaGGGCACCCTCTTCTCAATTCCACTCTGATGTAGAATCCCACAAAGCAGCACGAGCCGTATTTATTAAAGTGCGGGTGTGGACACTAGTGTGTGTAGCACACCAGTGCCAGGGCCACGAGCTAGGGTTGAATTGGGCTCCTCTGCTACCCAACTgcgaccttgggaaagtcacctaAGCCTCCCTGGCCtcaattttcctcatctgtgaattggGGATGATAGTAATACCTACCTCACCATGCATCAtggggattaaataagttaacatCACGAAAGTGCTCAcaaacagtgcctgacacccaGGGCTAGCTTCTGTGTGATCTCTGAAGGTCCCGGGGCCCTGCACTTTGTTTAGTGCTCTGCGGTCATCATTTTGAAATCTGAGCCCCGCgatttcattttgcactgggccctgtgAGTTATATAGCTGGTCTTGCCAGCGGTACACAGTCTGCATTCAGTGTTGGGCGATTTGCTGTCGCTTTGCAAACTCAAGATCATGATTTGGGATCTTAAGGTCAGAGGGTTTGTAAGTAGAAAGGGACAGATTCCTAGGTCTGGGCATGTTTGGAGCTGGGGACAGGGGCCCAGAGATCCCAGGGCCTGGGTGCAAGGATAggtcccctgccccctgcagggcccctcccctgctccccagcaGTCTGTGCCACCTGTGGGCCTGGGGTGGCTCACCGTGGATGGAGCCTTGGTTGGGGCCATCTTCCCAGCCAGGTGGGCTTGCATAGCACCCAGCTTCTCCTTCTCCAGCACCAGCTGTGAGGACAGGCACAGAGTGAGGCCTCAACCTGGTCCTTCTCTGCCACATCTTTGCACAGgctgcccccttccttccttcatgccAGCCCCCATCCTGGGTGAGCTGGGGTCGGTCCTGGCACAGGGTGGACGTACGGTTCACCCACCGccaccctgcccccgccccccccatgtCACCTGTTGCTCCAGAGACTGCACCACCTCCCTCTGGAGGAGACACTGCGCCCTGCCCTTCTCATCCAGGAGATGGTCTGCCTGGCAGTGCCTGGGTAGTGGAAAGAGCCCATGCGGGTGACCATGGCGAGCCTGGCTTCCCGGCTCAACATTCCTAGTGGGAAAGGCTCAGACCCTCTGGGAGGAAGGTCTCTCCTCAGAgcctcagcctccctcccctctttctaCCTCAGTCTTCCTTTCACACCTGTCATTCCTTCAACACATGCTACTTGGCATCTACTGTATGGCCAGGGTGCTGGAGATGATGATGGAAGGTTAGTGAGCTGAGAGTGGGAAAGGCATTCCAGGTGGAGAGTACAGCTTGTGCGAAGGCCTGGTTGTGAAGAGGACGGGATGCACCGAATTGCCACTGATAGTTGGGTATGGttggaaaagtgtgtgtgtgtgtgtgtgtgtgtgtgtgtgtgtgtgtgagagagagagagagagacagtgatgGGGCTGAGAGGAGGCAGCGATAGCCATTGTGAGGATCTGGGACTTTGGGGATCAATAAAATCAACAAAAGGCTGGTGTGTTGGCATGAGGGGGTGAATTGTGGATTCCGGAGGCTGGCTGTCACTCAGGAACTGGGTGATCTTGATCAAGACACTTAACCtctttggcctcagtttctttgtctgtaaaatggaggtaaatcATAGCACACACCTCTCTTATGATgcccccattatacagatgaggaaaccgaggctccaagaaactaagtaacttgcccaaggtcacagagccagtgagtgatggagccaggatctgaacccGCAGTCTCAGCTTTTGCCTCTTTCATATTACCCCCTATCGGGATGAGGCCTGAGCTGAGACCTGCACCCCAGACCTCCTCCCACAAACTGGGGCCCCCCTGGACTGGAACGGGCCTGACCCACTCACTTGAGGAAGTCCTCTGGCTCCTCGAAGACCTTCTCACATCCGGGCCACTTGCAGACACCATTTGCTAGCAGTGAGTAGGAGCCCTGGGGCATGGTTGAAAGGGTGCTGGGGGGACAAAGTGTGTCAGAGGAGGGGATGGCAGGGCAAGGGTCCTTCCCAGCCCTGCACACTGACCTGTCCTTCCTGGGCACACCGGGGCTTGGGAAGGTGCAGAGCAGTGCTGGCTCCCTGGACACCCATTCCAGGCTGGCCACGTTGATCCCTGCAGGTGGGGACAGGGCAcctctgggggctgggggccaggctcTGGAGCTCGGCCCACAAAGCCTCTCATTTTGCCCTTCCCACCCTCCTGAGCTTTGCAGGCCCAGACTCCCAGGGGGCTCTGTGGTCCCTAATCTCCAAGGCTACTGGTGGAGCAGCTCAAAGACTGCGCTGACATTTCGACTAACTTTGCAGAGATCTGTGGTTCCGTGATTTTGACATTCTGTGTCTTTAAGGTTCTGAGCCTGACATTTTTTAGAGGTTGGAGTTTCCAAGATGATAAGACCTGACACCTCTGGCCTCCTGAGGGCCGCAAGTCAGCAGCCCACACCACTTATGTTCAAGGATTGGGGGCTCTGGGCTTCTGTGGAGCTGTGGGGTACAGTGTTACCAGGTGGCAGGCCGGGCCGGGCCTTGAGGGAGAAGACCCCCGTAGCAGCAGTGGGTGGCGGGAGGCTGATCATAGCTGGGCTGTCCAGTGGGCGCACCTGCAGCACAGGGGTCCGGGCATGGGCATCCACCGTTGAGAGCTAGGGGCACATGGGGTCCATTTCAGCCAGGTCCTCTCCCCAGTTCTCCCgcctgctccctcctccctgcctgttCTGGGTTGGTACCTGGTGCACAAAGTGTGGCCTGTCCTGGAGGAGCGCCTGCAAGTGGGGCGAGGGACCCAGCCGTGCTCCAGAGGGTGCCACCATGACGAGGGGCACTGTGGGCAGCTGGGGAAGGCAGGCGGGTGAGATGCCATCCTCATGTTCACTGTTCTACACGTCTAACCCATATACTCCTCACCACGACCCCACGTACTAGGCAGAATGACCAACCCCATTTTAcgtatgtggaaactgaggctcagggagattgGGTGACTTTTTCAAGATcaaacagctaataagtggcagagctggcctcCATCCTGTCACctcacctccctgggccccaAGCCCTCTGTCACAGGGGGATGGAGACACACATGGCTATGCCTGTGGGACCTTGATAGGGTCTCCTATCCTGAGACAGGGATTGGGAGGTTGCGGAGAGCCTCGAATCTCTGAGACCTGCTAAGTGGGGACTTTCTTGGCCCCGTGACATCTGCATAAGTCACAGACGTGCCTGGGACCCAGAAAACCACTTCCTGTGCCCCAGCTGGGCCCCCCGCCCAGTGCCACAGTAAAGGTCGGCACCTATAGGCCCAGGTACCCCACCCTGCCTGCCCCATCCTGGGCCCTAGGCCTCACCTGCAGCTGCGATGGTGGCATGGGGttcaag contains the following coding sequences:
- the FOXP3 gene encoding forkhead box protein P3 is translated as MPNPRPAKPLAPSLVLSPSPGASPSWRAAPKASDQLGAKGPGTTFQGRDLRGGAHASSSSLNPMPPSQLQLPTVPLVMVAPSGARLGPSPHLQALLQDRPHFVHQLSTVDAHARTPVLQVRPLDSPAMISLPPPTAATGVFSLKARPGLPPGINVASLEWVSREPALLCTFPSPGVPRKDSTLSTMPQGSYSLLANGVCKWPGCEKVFEEPEDFLKHCQADHLLDEKGRAQCLLQREVVQSLEQQLVLEKEKLGAMQAHLAGKMAPTKAPSTASSDKGSCCIVATGTPGTTVPAWPGPQEAPEGLFAVRRHLWGSHANSTIPEFFHNMDYFKFHNMRPPFTYATLIRWAILEAPEKQRTLNEIYHWFTRMFAFFRNHPATWKNAIRHNLSLHKCFVRVESEKGAVWTVDEFEFRKKRSQRPSRCSNPTPGS